Proteins from a single region of Eremothecium gossypii ATCC 10895 chromosome VI, complete sequence:
- the ACO2 gene encoding aconitate hydratase ACO2 (Syntenic homolog of Saccharomyces cerevisiae YJL200C (ACO2)), translated as MGPRTHVVRRWYAAGGRGGAKNGDVARKMYDRLAATLREVRGLTNSVPLTLSEKLLYAHLCEPAGSLSSARLEDIRGKVYLQLRPDRVAMQDASAQMALLQFMAAGRNQTAVPASVHCDHLVVGKDGEKADLADAVSMNNEVFDFLQSCCTKYGIQFWGPGSGIIHQVVLERFAAPGLMLLGTDSHTPNAGGLGTLAIGVGGADAVDALSGMPWELRAPRILGVKLTGQLKGWAAPKDVITKLAGLLTVRGGTGYIMEYFGSGVSTLSCTGMATICNMGAEVGVTTSLFPYGEGHRRYLAATGRSEIRDEADRALDKYGLLKADEGAEYDKLIEINLSELEPHINGPFTPDLSFPISQFGSRAADEGWPKKVSAALIGSCTNSSYEDMTKAADIIRQASRAGLKPRIPFFVSPGSEQIRATLEKDGLLDIFKSSGAKVLANACGPCIGQWDRQDVPKTSKVTNAIFTSFNRNFRARNDGNRNTMNFLTSPEIVTAVAFSGDMEFNPASGVLEAPDGKPFRFNAPIGKELPESGFTPGRMDFYPDLEQKPDPNVEVKISTQSDRLQVLEPFPAWDGNELVTMVLMRVEGKCTTDHISAAGAWLKYKGHLENISYNTLIGAQNKDTGEVNAAYDVDGKRYGIPELMMRWKEQGIPWAIVAEHNYGEGSAREHAALSPRFLGGRLILVKSFARIHETNLKKQGLLPLTLTNDDDYNLIAAHDKIQTVGLKDLIALKGNNGGYLDLKVIKPTGSSFTLRAKHTMSEIQVEFFKAGSAINYIRQRNFEES; from the coding sequence ATGGGACCCAGGACGCATGTTGTGCGGAGATGGTACGCGGCAGGCGGCCGTGGCGGAGCCAAAAATGGCGATGTGGCGAGAAAGATGTACGATCGGCTGGCGGCCACACTGCGCGAAGTGCGTGGGCTGACGAACTCGGTGCCGTTGACACTATCTGAGAAGCTGCTTTATGCGCACCTCTGCGAGCCGGCAGGCAGTTTGAGTTCTGCGCGTCTGGAAGACATCCGCGGGAAAGTGTATCTGCAACTACGGCCGGATCGAGTGGCCATGCAGGATGCGTCGGCCCAGATGGCGCTTTTGCAATTCATGGCTGCCGGGAGAAATCAGACGGCCGTCCCAGCCTCTGTACATTGCGACCACCTGGTAGTAGGCAAGGACGGTGAGAAGGCAGATCTGGCGGATGCGGTCAGCATGAACAACGAGGTATTTGATTTCCTGCAATCGTGTTGCACCAAGTATGGCATTCAATTCTGGGGTCCTGGGTCTGGCATCATTCACCAGGTTGTGCTCGAGCGGTTCGCTGCGCCCGGCCTGATGCTGCTGGGGACCGACTCGCACACGCCCAACGCAGGAGGCCTTGGTACACTGGCAATAGGCGTGGGTGGTGCTGACGCAGTTGATGCGCTTTCAGGCATGCCGTGGGAACTCCGTGCGCCACGTATATTGGGTGTCAAGCTGACGGGCCAACTAAAGGGTTGGGCGGCTCCGAAGGATGTCATAACCAAATTGGCAGGGCTTCTCACGGTGCGTGGGGGAACCGGGTACATTATGGAGTATTTCGGGTCCGGTGTATCAACGTTATCCTGCACTGGCATGGCAACTATATGTAATATGGGTGCTGAGGTAGGTGTCACGACATCGCTGTTTCCCTATGGAGAGGGCCACAGAAGATATCTAGCCGCCACTGGAAGGTCCGAGATCCGAGATGAGGCAGACAGGGCACTTGATAAATATGGGCTACTAAAAGCTGATGAAGGAGCTGAGTACGACAAATTAATTGAGATCAACCTGTCAGAGTTGGAACCGCATATCAATGGGCCTTTCACCCCGGATCTGTCTTTCCCAATCAGCCAGTTTGGTTCTAGGGCGGCAGATGAAGGTTGGCCTAAGAAGGTTTCTGCTGCACTGATCGGGTCTTGTACGAATTCCTCTTATGAGGACATGACTAAGGCAGCTGATATCATAAGGCAAGCCTCGAGGGCTGGCCTAAAACCGCGGATCCCATTTTTTGTCTCCCCTGGGTCGGAACAAATAAGAGCCACCCTGGAGAAGGACGGGCTTCTCGATATTTTTAAGAGTAGCGGGGCTAAGGTACTCGCGAATGCATGTGGCCCTTGTATTGGGCAGTGGGACAGGCAAGACGTACCGAAAACGTCTAAGGTTACCAATGCGATATTTACATCTTTTAATAGGAATTTTAGAGCGAGGAATGATGGCAATCGCAATACTATGAACTTTCTGACATCCCCAGAAATAGTGACGGCAGTAGCATTCTCCGGGGATATGGAATTCAATCCCGCATCTGGGGTACTTGAAGCGCCAGATGGCAAGCCCTTCAGATTTAATGCGCCAATTGGGAAAGAGCTTCCTGAAAGCGGTTTTACTCCGGGTCGGATGGATTTTTACCCAGACTTGGAGCAAAAGCCTGACCCGAATGTAGAAGTCAAAATATCAACACAATCTGATCGATTGCAGGTTTTGGAGCCGTTTCCTGCGTGGGATGGGAATGAGCTAGTGACTATGGTTCTAATGAGGGTGGAAGGAAAATGCACTACGGACCATATATCCGCTGCAGGCGCTTGGCTAAAATACAAAGGACATCTTGAAAATATATCGTACAATACACTTATTGGGGCGCAAAATAAGGACACTGGCGAGGTCAATGCGGCATATGATGTTGACGGTAAACGCTATGGCATACCGGAGCTTATGATGCGCTGGAAAGAGCAAGGCATTCCATGGGCAATAGTAGCCGAACACAACTATGGGGAAGGATCTGCAAGGGAGCACGCTGCATTGTCACCACGTTTCCTTGGCGGAAGGCTTATCTTAGTGAAGTCGTTTGCGAGAATACATGAAACGAATCTTAAAAAACAAGGATTACTTCCTTTGACCCTTACAAATGACGATGATTACAATCTCATTGCAGCACACGACAAGATACAAACTGTAGGTCTAAAAGACTTGATCGCATTGAAAGGAAATAACGGCGGGTACCTTGACTTGAAGGTTATTAAGCCGACAGGCTCCTCCTTTACTTTACGGGCAAAGCACACAATGTCAGAAATACAAGTAGAGTTTTTCAAGGCAGGTTCTGCGATCAACTACATACGCCAACGCAACTTTGAAGAAAGTTAA
- the BUD5 gene encoding Ras family guanine nucleotide exchange factor BUD5 (Syntenic homolog of Saccharomyces cerevisiae YCR038C (BUD5)) gives MFGRFHRKKGRGQAWSGALSRTEPKNMTGRGHNESVLEYDVSPTRPLRLPSLSSCSDTTAIKSTGDGYVRRNRDAKCEYSESLSLTTYATDDSYHTASSKGVSILSQSTKLRPLSQRIAPLMEMDPVETPVVQKNDAADCRKFDMLDQITPKAVNYTNGIPTMDLHRSSVENTTGLLSGLGISGLEGEGAVSDTKVAEMQQPRDCCTESHYSTKNQKEQDSVSDARENSYMKGLQRRQTIPSKENVAAAHRKTPERRPEWRSSGHISARRSVDHATSSSGTDPFSHRDDGTHRTVMSDSGSEGLAMHPPPADMVANTPPQVENLTYLFIVSIHAFDSQILENKEDATICLSFEKNELAFVHTVDESGWGEVTLVKSGRRGWVPFNYFADVVREDNSFKLNSTDSTGMDRRPLEKLLSNAAQFLLESQSVDPQQDIKALLRDINGIRDGVKQLLEDTNCVSRSNELVKAKSPIRSCRKKVLAEWYNLMLKADHYKRSMNSQRVELLQQMVYTVLWRSFDFYNTWVKEKLHDFSRSTTQSSVREYPTSAAFETMREDASYATGASVGDHTTSRSDHLIQHLSTPPHAVARLDEVHGLLFTYIALILGRLDMIEHNAAGCEVLELIVHQIILLLRELLYISKACSLLIHAKFSNAYENNLDHNLDPLLSLVSELVACVKVFVTDTINETYDNNKLIVQDEVYCYTSEGEHLIVIIAKMTRLISSAINGCKSYLKLIGDFQLGNDRKYPDFERMKMTPDQFIQKCSKGIIMSLNQNDDLHTLMETNKEMLVSSPSFSKKLVRFSTIRSGINRGSLSVNGTQFLQEIMPDSVPFQKEPVFTRFSVDESIAVEDDIDVINNRAAMKEEMLYDKGDNLIGASFRAVIFMLTDEKDLDDGFLLATFLLNFKSFGTSVDLVEALIARFDVTDRSARLEVEDNSGKYSSRFSRLKQRRRKVCKIFQKWMESFWDYEKDYILLATIVNFFNEAVSVKLPTEARLLIETAAKLSCFTPSTNSVAKKERLQLNPILLAPQGGLVPSPSYSSRLSVVSVDEKFIEEYELTQLSSSSRSSISIPQPLVNLGSASLMTRKNLTDIRSLLLEYDSLVPQRSECLYGGSPQKSKLAAIIAKWENLVFEHNKQSIFENFSQTTLNIAELNPIEVAKQLTLVESVMYLAIKPVELLTGDLCDRKRTDESSKARTILNFTNFLSQYVTESIIGPGFQLEARVDRLRGWLKIALSALYFRNFNSVASIMTALQSHAISRLSFIWESLDERDRDLFTYLSKIIHPNNNYKVYRIKLNKLAEDFVPTSLPTAKSPLPVVPFFNLFIQDLTFINEGNCKFRNPSSFKPHKIVNIDKYFRITRTVSMLQYFQVPYDTEYKSDNDEQDHFFNVSNELNDSISIVPLPLLQTLILYEFWRISTLYSRDGDRAYNLSTGLKPATN, from the coding sequence ATGTTTGGGCGCTTCCACAGAAAGAAGGGGAGGGGGCAGGCATGGTCGGGAGCGTTGTCGCGAACTGAGCCGAAGAACATGACCGGGAGGGGACACAACGAGTCTGTGCTCGAGTACGACGTATCGCCGACGCGGCCACTGAGACTACCTTCGCTGTCTTCGTGCTCGGACACCACTGCCATCAAGTCCACGGGCGACGGATACGTACGGCGCAACCGGGATGCGAAATGCGAGTATTCAGAGTCGCTGTCTTTGACCACCTACGCGACGGACGACAGTTACCATACAGCCAGCTCCAAGGGCGTCTCAATTCTCTCGCAGAGTACCAAGCTGAGGCCACTGTCGCAACGTATAGCTCCGCTGATGGAGATGGACCCTGTGGAGACGCCTGTTGTCCAAAAAAATGACGCCGCAGATTGCCGGAAATTTGATATGCTTGATCAGATAACCCCCAAGGCTGTAAACTACACCAATGGAATTCCCACCATGGACCTGCATCGTAGCTCTGTTGAGAATACGACTGGGTTACTGAGCGGACTAGGGATTTCGGGCTTAGAAGGCGAGGGGGCTGTCAGTGACACGAAAGTGGCAGAAATGCAACAGCCCCGCGACTGCTGTACAGAATCGCATTACAGTACTAAAAATCAGAAAGAGCAGGACAGCGTGAGCGATGCGCGTGAGAACAGCTACATGAAGGGGCTGCAACGCCGACAGACCATACCAAGCAAAGAGAATGTAGCTGCTGCACACAGGAAGACGCCTGAAAGGAGACCCGAGTGGCGATCCTCAGGACACATAAGTGCAAGGCGTTCCGTAGACCACGCAACAAGCTCCTCCGGAACCGATCCCTTCTCTCATCGGGACGATGGTACTCATAGGACTGTGATGAGCGATTCAGGTAGTGAGGGTTTGGCAATGCATCCTCCGCCAGCGGACATGGTGGCCAACACGCCACCTCAAGTGGAAAATCTCACATATTTGTTTATCGTATCCATACATGCCTTCGATTCACAGATACTCGAGAACAAGGAAGATGCGACTATATGCTTGTCGTTTGAGAAGAACGAGCTAGCATTCGTGCACACTGTCGACGAATCTGGCTGGGGGGAGGTTACGTTGGTGAAATCTGGCCGACGTGGTTGGGTACCCTTCAATTACTTTGCTGACGTGGTCCGAGAGGATAACAGCTTCAAGCTTAATTCCACAGACTCGACAGGTATGGACAGGAGACCATTGGAAAAGCTTCTCTCAAACGCTGCTCAGTTCCTGCTAGAATCGCAGAGTGTGGACCCGCAGCAAGATATAAAGGCATTGTTGCGTGACATCAATGGTATCAGGGATGGGGTTAAGCAATTGCTCGAGGATACGAATTGCGTATCTCGGTCCAATGAATTGGTTAAGGCAAAATCTCCGATCAGAAGTTGTCGCAAAAAGGTTTTAGCCGAGTGGTATAACCTTATGCTTAAGGCAGACCATTATAAGCGCTCCATGAATAGCCAGCGCGTGGAGTTGTTGCAGCAAATGGTTTACACAGTCCTTTGGCGCTCGTTTGATTTCTACAATACCTGGGTTAAGGAGAAACTCCACGACTTTAGCAGAAGTACTACACAATCGAGCGTAAGGGAGTATCCTACATCAGCTGCATTTGAGACTATGCGCGAAGACGCCTCTTATGCGACAGGAGCTTCTGTGGGCGATCACACCACGTCCAGATCAGATCACCTCATCCAGCATTTATCGACCCCACCTCACGCTGTGGCACGGCTCGATGAAGTCCACGGCTTATTGTTCACTTATATCGCCTTGATTTTGGGGCGCCTGGATATGATTGAACACAATGCGGCTGGTTGCGAGGTTCTCGAGCTAATCGTCCATCAGATTATTTTATTGCTACGCGAGCTACTATATATTAGCAAAGCTTGCTCCTTATTGATTCATGCCAAATTCAGCAATGCTTATGAAAATAATCTTGACCATAACTTGGACCCGCTATTGTCATTGGTTTCTGAGCTAGTCGCCTGTGTGAAGGTTTTTGTCACTGACACTATTAATGAGACCTATGACAACAATAAGCTAATAGTACAAGATGAGGTGTATTGTTACACCTCAGAAGGTGAGCATCTCATTGTTATAATTGCGAAAATGACACGACTTATTAGCAGCGCGATTAATGGCTGTAAAAGCTACTTGAAGCTTATTGGTGATTTCCAATTAGGGAACGACAGAAAATACCCAGATTTTGAACGGATGAAGATGACGCCAGACCAATTTATCCAAAAATGTTCTAAAGGGATAATAATGTCGCTTAACCAAAACGATGACCTTCATACACTTATGGAGACTAATAAGGAAATGCTCGTTAGTTCGCCCTCATTTTCAAAGAAACTGGTTCGTTTTTCGACTATCCGCTCAGGTATAAACAGAGGTTCACTCTCAGTAAACGGAACTCAGTTTCTCCAGGAAATTATGCCAGATTCAGTTCCGTTTCAGAAGGAGCCGGTGTTTACACGATTTAGCGTTGATGAGTCAATTGCGGTGGAAGATGATATTGATGTCATAAACAATCGCGCTGCTATGAAAGAAGAAATGTTATACGATAAAGGGGATAACTTGATCGGTGCTTCTTTTAGAGCTGTGATCTTCATGTTAACTGACGAGAAAGATCTTGATGATGGTTTTCTCCTAGCGACTTTTTTGCTGAATTTCAAGTCTTTTGGCACAAGTGTTGATCTAGTCGAGGCATTGATTGCCCGGTTTGATGTCACTGATCGGTCTGCGCGCCTTGAGGTAGAGGACAACAGTGGGAAGTATTCGTCGAGGTTTTCGAGGCTCAAACAGAGACGCAGAAAAGTTTGCAAAATCTTTCAAAAGTGGATGGAAAGCTTTTGGGACTACGAGAAGGACTACATTTTACTTGCCACAATTGTGAATTTTTTCAATGAAGCCGTTTCTGTAAAACTACCTACAGAAGCCAGACTTTTAATTGAAACCGCGGCAAAACTATCATGCTTCACCCCTTCAACAAATAGCGTTGCCAAGAAGGAAAGACTACAGCTAAACCCAATACTTCTTGCTCCACAGGGAGGTTTGGTACCAAGCCCATCGTATTCAAGCAGACTATCTGTTGTATCGGTTGATGAAAAATTTATTGAGGAATACGAGCTCACACAATTATcaagcagcagcaggagtTCTATTTCTATACCACAACCGCTAGTGAACTTGGGTTCAGCTTCATTGATGACTAGAAAGAACTTAACAGATATTCGGAGTCTACTTCTTGAATATGATAGCCTGGTACCACAGCGAAGTGAGTGTTTATATGGCGGTTCCCCACAAAAGTCAAAACTGGCTGCCATAATAGCGAAGTGGGAAAATTTGGTCTTTGAACATAACAAACAGTCAATTTTTGAGAACTTTAGCCAGACTACGTTGAATATTGCTGAGTTGAATCCAATTGAAGTAGCAAAACAGCTTACTTTGGTTGAGTCAGTAATGTATTTGGCCATTAAACCAGTTGAGCTTCTGACCGGCGATCTTTGTGATCGGAAGCGCACAGATGAGTCTTCGAAAGCGCGTACAATTTTGAATTTTACAAATTTCCTATCTCAATATGTTACGGAATCGATAATTGGTCCCGGCTTCCAGCTCGAAGCCCGTGTCGACAGATTGAGGGGATGGTTGAAGATTGCGCTTTCTGCATTATATTTCCGAAACTTTAACTCTGTGGCTTCCATTATGACAGCCCTTCAGAGCCATGCCATTTCCCGCTTGTCATTCATCTGGGAGTCGCTGGACGAGAGAGACCGGGATTTATTCACTTACCTTTCAAAGATTATTCATCCAAACAATAATTACAAAGTCTACAGGATTAAGCTAAACAAATTGGCCGAAGACTTTGTCCCCACCAGTTTACCGACGGCGAAATCTCCTCTACCGGTCGTTCCTTTCTTTAATTTATTCATACAAGACCTCACGTTCATTAACGAGGGTAATTGCAAATTTAGGAATCCATCTTCATTCAAACCGCATAAAATAGTCAACATTGACAAGTACTTCCGGATAACCAGGACTGTTTCAATGCTGCAATATTTTCAAGTGCCTTATGATACCGAATACAAAAGTGACAATGATGAGCAGGATCACTTCTTCAACGTCTCAAATGAACTTAATGACTCCATTAGCATTGTTCCGTTACCGCTTTTACAAACTTTAATACTTTATGAGTTTTGGCGAATTAGTACCCTATATTCAAGGGATGGCGACAGAGCGTATAACTTGAGTACCGGCTTGAAACCTGCGACAAACTGA
- the ECM25 gene encoding Ecm25p (Syntenic homolog of Saccharomyces cerevisiae YJL201W (ECM25)) encodes MPTKLEVNVNNIIFESYSVDPATGHPIYAFDSTYLPSAAEINDSTVYEVLLDRLMDNLINRLPSKPFSLVVFSSGFTANGINWVDGIRMYARLPRQNKNYLQKMYIVHESFFIRTVYQVLKNVMNIKFLNGGNSKDTLVHVSNLSELAEHIDITRLRISLNVYLYDYEINDTIKIPDWFKSSKGELSRKEYRQLIFDKIFKRLTLEAPQHPLVFQKPGSYKKINILLDVIERNNYIDLSQWDIYSIASVFLHFIKSKSKPLFPIDLLPLPIDDSFEYTYNTFFAMMAYNGYYDLVAAIFPFLHTLLENTKVTNHTYMTLSKCLTSAMCKEKVSMKSGDRLAVGTRFIRNLLIHFDGIRAKMSKHNGLHRRSKSVSARSLPRHMLPSRAKESAHRRSKTSDEAQLGSPSSRSPSPPPLPKRMPTNLPTPGAIPNSTSTPAKCMPDLPTRGSPRKAAGPGVSSNNVFSDTNTLKTKSSCPSLRTTDASVLSLNDAETDTELSLTKSKSASPSEAAPPMKLRNMSSNISLRLSSSTLWKESPASPDGKSSRTSESRRPSSAKPSADAVITDGLRKDSDPLVLVENIRSLALDKNEKIQTFDLELRRKKLRTHQVAGTTKFSPTSYSDIPSGNKVSRLASLYEQRLQGLKIMSEVKRD; translated from the coding sequence ATGCCCACGAAACTTGAAGTCAACGTGAACAATATCATATTTGAATCTTATTCAGTTGATCCAGCCACCGGGCATCCTATTTACGCATTCGACTCGACCTATTTGCCATCAGCAGCGGAGATCAACGATAGCACAGTATATGAAGTACTTCTGGATAGGCTTATGGATAACCTGATAAACAGGCTCCCCTCCAAGCCGTTTTCACTTGTCGTATTTTCTTCAGGTTTCACTGCTAATGGCATAAATTGGGTGGATGGGATCCGAATGTATGCCCGACTACCAAGGCAGAATAAAAACTACTTACAAAAGATGTACATCGTCCACGAGTCATTCTTCATAAGGACAGTCTACCAGGTTCTGAAGAATGTGATGAACATCAAGTTCCTGAACGGCGGCAACTCAAAGGATACCTTGGTGCATGTTTCCAACCTTAGTGAGCTGGCCGAACATATAGACATTACAAGGCTACGGATATCTTTGAATGTGTACCTCTATGATTACGAAATTAACGACACAATCAAGATTCCGGACTGGTTTAAAAGCTCTAAAGGCGAGCTCTCTCGAAAGGAATACCGACAGCTAATCTTTGATAAGATTTTCAAACGGCTTACGTTAGAGGCCCCGCAACATCCCCTCGTATTCCAAAAGCCTGGATCGTACAAGAAAATAAACATCCTATTGGATGTCATTGAGCGGAATAATTATATTGATTTATCTCAATGGGATATTTATTCTATTGCGTCCGTTTTCCTGCATTTCATCAAGAGTAAGTCGAAACCTTTGTTCCCAATAGACCTGCTCCCGTTGCCCATTGACGATAGCTTCGAGTACACATACAACACATTttttgcaatgatggcaTATAATGGATACTACGACTTGGTAGCCGCCATATTTCCATTTCTGCATACCCTACTGGAAAATACCAAAGTCACCAATCACACTTACATGACATTGAGCAAATGTCTAACCTCCGCAATGTGCAAGGAAAAAGTGTCCATGAAGTCAGGCGACCGTCTTGCAGTTGGCACGCGCTTCATCCGGAACTTGCTGATCCATTTCGATGGAATAAGAGCCAAAATGTCAAAACACAATGGATTACATCGTAGATCGAAGTCCGTTTCCGCTCGCAGCTTGCCCCGTCACATGCTACCATCCCGCGCAAAAGAATCCGCACATAGGCGCTCTAAGACCTCCGACGAGGCGCAACTGGGGTCGCCATCTTCTCGTTCCCCTTCTCCACCCCCCTTGCCAAAGCGTATGCCAACCAACTTACCAACGCCGGGTGCGATTCCTAATTCCACATCAACACCTGCCAAGTGTATGCCTGACCTACCCACACGTGGTAGTCCACGCAAGGCTGCCGGGCCAGGAGTCTCCAGCAACAACGTTTTCTCGGATACTAATACCCTAAAAACCAAGTCATCCTGCCCCTCGCTGCGCACCACCGACGCGTCCGTACTCTCCCTCAACGACGCAGAGACAGATACCGAACTTTCCTTAACCAAGTCTAAATCAGCATCTCCCTCGGAAGCTGCCCCGCCAATGAAACTCAGAAACATGTCCTCCAACATCTCTTTAAGACTTTCCAGCTCCACCCTCTGGAAGGAGTCGCCGGCTAGTCCCGATGGAAAATCCTCGCGAACCTCCGAGTCTCGCCGCCCGTCCTCTGCCAAGCCGAGTGCGGATGCAGTGATCACGGACGGGCTTAGAAAGGACTCCGATCccctcgtcctcgtcgagAACATCCGGAGCCTCGCTCTTGACAAGAATGAGAAAATACAGACCTTCGATCTCGAGTTGCGGCGCAAGAAGCTCAGGACCCATCAAGTTGCCGGCACTACTAAGTTTTCGCCTACCAGCTACTCCGACATCCCGTCCGGTAATAAGGTTTCGCGCCTCGCATCTCTGTACGAACAGCGCCTACAGGGCCTAAAAATCATGAGTGAAGTCAAACGCGACTGA
- the RTC4 gene encoding Rtc4p (Syntenic homolog of Saccharomyces cerevisiae YNL254C (RTC4)), whose translation MSHVRRKRITAIYSTSMKDDNAMIVKSHSSKESKRDPRVELSDNEYISNDEKDSTDAKPAADEPQLELNCSSSLSSSDDDSSVSSSISSSSELDALSEPGLSSPNAVPLVYKVPHESSKAIQVARRLENIHASVQKDDDYMPKLCINKSMVFTDRQDQVAEYERLLEIRLKYKNAFKVPPTLFADQLLSKAEKYIPLVEEILRGERPSMYYDNARKAYQKSSRALLSVEEFRQLDLKTFTAGYFGIKRQIRLSTEILSQYQDKLSKHRNPTVQWWGPTDFSHYVLAPEILSYVCRDELGLADIDEAWTYMESTTEYGLNVADEEPLDIWELEYEEKKLQRLGLGPKYSSMTYRKHPARASAVVDTSKNGSKEHKRKGKQHKLKKGQQSTKIRVSKKRRRVQPHSICD comes from the coding sequence ATGTCTCATGTAAGACGGAAACGTATCACCGCAATATATAGCACGTCGATGAAAGATGACAATGCGATGATAGTCAAAAGCCATTCTTCTAAGGAGTCTAAGCGGGACCCGCGTGTTGAACTATCAGACAATGAATACATTAGCAACGATGAGAAAGATTCGACCGATGCCAAACCTGCGGCAGATGAGCCTCAACTTGAACTCAACTGTAGCAGTTCgttgagcagcagcgaTGACGATTCTTCTGTTAGTTCCAGTATTTCATCGTCTAGCGAGCTAGATGCACTTTCTGAACCTGGGTTATCCTCCCCAAATGCCGTGCCCCTAGTATACAAGGTACCACATGAGAGCTCCAAGGCCATTCAAGTTGCTCGCAGGCTTGAAAACATTCATGCATCAGTACAGAAGGATGATGATTACATGCCGAAACTTTGCATTAACAAAAGTATGGTTTTCACAGATAGGCAGGACCAGGTAGCAGAGTATGAACGGCTATTGGAGATTAGGCTTAAATATAAGAATGCATTTAAGGTACCCCCGACATTATTTGCGGATCAACTACTTTCTAAGGCTGAAAAATACATTCCTCTTGTTGAGGAGATTCTGCGAGGTGAGCGGCCATCAATGTATTATGATAATGCAAGGAAGGCGTACCAGAAATCTTCTAGAGCTCTGCTAAGCGTCGAAGAATTTAGACAGCTAGATTTAAAAACATTCACGGCAGGCTATTTTGGTATCAAACGTCAGATCCGCTTGAGTACTGAGATATTAAGTCAATACCAGGATAAGCTTTCAAAGCACCGTAATCCTACTGTGCAATGGTGGGGACCTACTGATTTCTCGCACTACGTCCTAGCGCCTGAAATTTTATCATACGTGTGCCGAGACGAACTGGGCCTTGCAGATATCGATGAGGCTTGGACTTACATGGAAAGTACCACGGAATACGGGTTAAATGTGGCGGACGAAGAGCCTCTAGATATTTGGGAATTAGAATACGAAGAGAAAAAGCTGCAACGGTTAGGATTAGGACCCAAGTACAGCAGCATGACTTACAGAAAGCATCCTGCCAGGGCGTCGGCTGTAGTAGATACATCCAAAAATGGTTCTAAAGAGCATAAGCGTAAAGGAAAGCAACACAAATTAAAAAAAGGACAGCAGTCTACAAAGATAAGGGTATCAAAAAAAAGGCGACGCGTACAACCACACAGCATATGCGATTAA
- a CDS encoding Hsp20/alpha crystallin family protein (Non-syntenic homolog of Saccharomyces cerevisiae YBR072W (HSP26)): MSFRLPYFGFFDAVNTGRPTANSRSGVHKAESVAASSEYKLSRANSDVLPSLLILERSDAYEIHIRVPGVMSQDHIDIALHRDMNDAVLSIVVPAINTDENTDAWTTGEPTNPEFRRTIRLPTKVGTGLGQVTATYDDEVLTLKFQKLEVSPNTVAVHRIRIDASSQTR; the protein is encoded by the coding sequence ATGTCCTTTCGTTTACCATATTTTGGCTTTTTTGATGCAGTTAATACAGGGAGACCCACAGCCAACAGTCGCTCAGGTGTACACAAAGCTGAGAGTGTGGCAGCTAGTTCAGAATACAAGCTCTCGCGCGCAAATTCTGACGTTCTTCCCTCATTATTAATTTTGGAGCGTTCGGACGCCTATGAGATCCACATCAGAGTTCCTGGCGTAATGTCTCAAGACCACATAGATATTGCCCTGCATCGAGACATGAATGATGCAGTTCTTTCTATTGTCGTGCCAGCCATTAATACGGATGAGAATACAGACGCGTGGACTACTGGAGAACCCACAAACCCGGAGTTTCGGCGAACAATCAGGCTCCCTACAAAGGTGGGCACTGGTTTAGGCCAAGTAACTGCTACTTACGATGATGAAGTATTGACTTTGAAGTTCCAAAAACTCGAAGTCTCTCCTAATACCGTTGCCGTACACAGAATAAGAATAGACGCAAGTTCTCAAACTAGATGA